A portion of the uncultured Draconibacterium sp. genome contains these proteins:
- a CDS encoding ATP-binding protein — translation MKDGKKYKQLIESLGNEYFFYSHNLGGDYLYMSPSVETVLGYSVEEAKLGLVKHMTDSKLNKKTVETLKKSATGERQKTFQLELYAKNGSIKVIELTESPIYDKKGKLLSVEGVAHDITTRMQHEKTIEQQNKMLKQQTEELEKTIADLKQTQLELIHSEKMRALGNLIAGIAHEINTPIGAINASVDNISKSLDASMENIYKLFTSLSEKDLVIFLRIMKMIDRKKAPLSSKEKRRLKKEIKEKLNAANFEETITLTDHLIYLNLYEVVDDVIPLLDIDDPVFLLKSIKDIYSVRKNSENIRLAVEKASKVVFALKRFTHKEQEQFKEKANLIENIEMVLTLHHNRIKQGIDLVLDYDTIPLVNCYPDELVQVWTNLISNAIQAMNNKGTLSVKVKNLAERVQISISDTGCGIPKENLKKIFEPFFTTKKAGEGTGIGLDLVLKIVEKHQATIDVESKIDEGTTFTVTLPVN, via the coding sequence ATGAAGGATGGAAAAAAATACAAACAGCTTATTGAAAGTTTGGGTAATGAATATTTCTTCTATTCGCACAATTTAGGAGGCGACTACCTTTATATGAGTCCCTCTGTTGAAACCGTTCTTGGCTATAGTGTTGAAGAGGCGAAACTTGGCCTTGTAAAACACATGACCGACAGTAAACTCAACAAAAAAACAGTAGAAACTTTAAAGAAAAGCGCAACAGGCGAAAGGCAAAAAACATTTCAGCTTGAACTGTATGCAAAAAATGGATCGATAAAAGTTATTGAATTAACTGAATCTCCGATTTATGATAAAAAAGGCAAGCTACTATCGGTTGAAGGTGTTGCACACGATATTACAACACGAATGCAACATGAAAAAACAATCGAGCAGCAAAACAAAATGCTAAAACAGCAAACCGAGGAGCTGGAAAAAACTATTGCCGATCTGAAACAAACACAACTTGAGCTTATTCATTCGGAGAAAATGCGGGCACTCGGTAACCTTATTGCCGGTATTGCCCACGAAATAAATACACCAATTGGTGCCATAAATGCTTCTGTTGATAATATTTCAAAATCGCTTGATGCATCAATGGAAAATATATACAAACTTTTTACCAGCCTGTCGGAAAAAGATTTGGTTATTTTCCTGCGCATCATGAAAATGATTGACCGAAAAAAAGCTCCCCTTTCATCAAAAGAAAAAAGACGCTTAAAAAAAGAGATAAAAGAAAAACTTAACGCTGCCAATTTCGAGGAAACAATAACACTTACCGATCATTTAATTTACCTGAACTTATATGAAGTGGTTGACGACGTAATTCCGCTTTTAGATATCGACGATCCCGTATTTCTTTTGAAATCAATAAAAGATATTTATTCGGTTCGTAAAAATTCGGAAAATATAAGACTGGCGGTTGAAAAAGCATCGAAAGTTGTTTTTGCATTAAAACGTTTTACCCATAAAGAACAGGAACAGTTTAAGGAAAAAGCAAACCTCATTGAAAACATTGAGATGGTGCTTACATTGCATCACAACCGCATAAAACAAGGAATTGATTTGGTTTTGGATTACGATACCATTCCACTCGTAAATTGCTACCCCGATGAACTTGTTCAGGTTTGGACCAACCTTATTTCAAACGCCATTCAGGCAATGAACAACAAGGGCACGCTGTCGGTAAAAGTTAAAAATCTGGCCGAGCGCGTACAAATATCGATAAGCGACACCGGATGTGGAATACCGAAAGAAAACCTAAAGAAAATTTTTGAGCCGTTTTTCACCACAAAAAAAGCCGGAGAAGGAACAGGAATTGGTCTCGACCTGGTATTAAAAATTGTTGAAAAACACCAGGCTACTATTGATGTAGAAAGCAAAATTGACGAAGGAACAACTTTTACAGTTACACTTCCGGTAAACTAA
- a CDS encoding response regulator codes for MKKKAIVCVDDENIILDSLGEQIKNIFGNEYLYESAENAEEGMEVIQELEEEDIDVLVIVSDWLMPGKKGDDFLIEVHKKFPKIVKVMLTGQADEKAINNAIKNAGLHAYLSKPWSAEDLEQVIKTGLANKEK; via the coding sequence ATGAAAAAAAAGGCAATTGTTTGTGTTGATGATGAGAACATAATCCTCGATAGTCTTGGAGAACAGATAAAGAACATCTTTGGAAACGAGTACCTCTACGAATCGGCCGAAAATGCGGAAGAAGGAATGGAAGTAATTCAGGAACTGGAAGAAGAAGATATTGATGTGCTTGTTATTGTTTCCGACTGGCTAATGCCAGGTAAAAAAGGCGATGATTTTTTAATTGAAGTCCACAAAAAATTTCCAAAAATTGTAAAAGTAATGCTTACTGGCCAGGCAGATGAAAAGGCCATAAATAATGCAATTAAAAATGCCGGCTTACACGCCTATCTTTCAAAACCCTGGTCGGCAGAAGATTTAGAACAAGTGATAAAAACAGGTTTAGCTAACAAAGAAAAGTAA
- a CDS encoding sodium:solute symporter family protein has protein sequence MQTEITILIYFVFIVGIGVYSAFRIKKPSDYYVAGKKAGLLPVSGSLLATILGGSALMGTIELSQSRGWAALWFLFSAAIGLFVLAPISKYVSRYGNYTLPELLGKFYGRKAERFSTLIIPLAWLGIVAAQIIAAAQILQGLGFISYQNAAILSGLVFIAYTLLGGQLSILKTDTLQAVLIIGGLVTLLIFAVQSPEHSQVEPLKLSALFNSKFSVVDLIVLLMTYSVTFIVGPDIYSRLFCAGSEKTARRSIIIVASILIPVSFALTYLGVYSGKENEGIMAFAGHLLPNWAYGLFIAALLSAVMSSADTTLLTSSMILSELFSGNLESKKSLPLTRWLVVIIGILSLLIALYITSVIQALLLALSFFSGAFVVPMLSGLLKIRVNSNNIIWAILLGGTVALSGKLMTLNNLTTGGNMIIISSYFVNAFMLLYKHKSANHNLNS, from the coding sequence ATGCAAACGGAAATTACCATACTTATTTATTTTGTTTTTATTGTTGGTATTGGCGTTTATTCGGCCTTTCGAATCAAAAAACCATCGGATTATTATGTTGCCGGAAAAAAAGCAGGATTATTACCGGTATCCGGTAGTTTATTAGCTACAATTCTTGGTGGTTCGGCATTGATGGGAACCATCGAACTGAGCCAAAGCAGAGGTTGGGCAGCTTTGTGGTTTTTGTTTTCTGCAGCAATCGGTTTATTTGTTCTGGCACCAATTTCAAAATATGTAAGTCGTTACGGAAATTACACACTTCCCGAGCTGCTTGGAAAGTTTTATGGACGCAAAGCCGAGCGATTTTCAACGCTGATAATTCCGTTAGCGTGGTTGGGAATTGTGGCAGCACAAATTATTGCAGCAGCACAAATCCTGCAGGGACTTGGTTTTATTTCTTATCAGAATGCAGCGATTTTATCCGGGCTGGTATTTATTGCTTACACCTTGTTGGGCGGCCAGTTGAGTATTCTGAAAACGGATACTTTACAAGCCGTTTTAATTATCGGCGGTTTGGTGACCTTGCTAATTTTCGCCGTTCAATCGCCGGAACATTCGCAGGTTGAGCCTTTAAAATTATCAGCGCTGTTCAATTCAAAATTTTCAGTTGTTGATTTGATCGTTCTGTTAATGACCTATTCGGTAACTTTTATTGTGGGGCCCGATATTTACTCGCGCTTGTTTTGTGCCGGAAGTGAAAAAACTGCACGAAGGAGTATAATAATAGTAGCGTCGATACTAATTCCCGTTTCGTTTGCCCTAACCTATTTAGGTGTTTATTCCGGAAAAGAAAACGAAGGAATTATGGCATTCGCCGGGCACCTGCTTCCCAACTGGGCCTATGGTTTGTTTATTGCGGCGCTGCTTTCTGCAGTAATGTCTTCGGCAGATACAACTTTGCTTACCTCGTCGATGATTCTAAGTGAACTCTTTAGTGGGAACCTTGAGAGCAAAAAATCGTTGCCATTAACACGTTGGCTGGTAGTTATTATTGGAATATTGAGTTTACTTATTGCCCTGTATATCACATCTGTAATTCAGGCGCTGCTGTTAGCACTCAGTTTCTTTTCCGGAGCATTTGTAGTGCCTATGCTTAGTGGGTTGCTCAAAATAAGAGTGAATTCAAATAACATAATCTGGGCCATTCTTCTTGGCGGTACTGTTGCGCTTTCAGGAAAATTAATGACGCTAAACAATCTCACAACAGGAGGCAACATGATCATTATATCAAGCTATTTTGTCAATGCTTTTATGTTATTGTACAAACATAAATCAGCAAATCACAATCTCAACTCCTAA